DNA sequence from the Cataglyphis hispanica isolate Lineage 1 chromosome 12, ULB_Chis1_1.0, whole genome shotgun sequence genome:
GAGCGATTTCCTGGTGGTGAGCAAGCATTGCGGAAAATCGGTAGCCGACCTAGTAGACCGAGCCTAGATACACTTTAGAAAGGCGAGTGATTCTTCCGAGCAAAAGCGACCCCGCCCCGCCGTTCACTTTTTCGCAAGAGAACCAATTTCTCGAGTACACTTTTTAGAATCATTTTGATTCTTTCATCTATCAAGTCTTTTACttgctaaaataaaaactaaatttttcatgAGCACTGTTCCATCTCTAAGAGGTTCCTGTACAAACTAACTTTccgaaaaatctaatatataaactttgatatatgtatatgaaaatatgaaaaaaattagaactttttgcaaatttatctcGCCAGAGCAAagggatttattttaattttaaaatgcaaaattaaaattctgaattaattttatattagaagtTAGAAGCTATACTTTGAAGTAGctttataaatgtcaatatttattggatgtatattaaaacttaatttttatgcacATTCATttgtttattagatatattttacgttcTAATGATAAAATCTCGTCGCTATATACATTCATGTAATTAACAAATCTCTCATTCATCTTGTTAGAAATATGCATACTTGAGATTTATGATTCCTATTGTTCGCGTGCTATGATAAAAGTGCCACATTAAGGATAATAAAGCACTTtcctttgaaaattattcattagcACTGCTTCGTGATTTTCACACTAGAATATATCTCTTCAATTAATTGTCGTTTTGTGTGAAAGTTAATGcctttattatcattatttgatgTTATCGCAATTGAATACTATTTCAGATagcacgaaatatatatttaataaatattctacttatctctaattataattctgcGAGAACATTCTTACATAACGATCTGAGAATAAtctacaaatatacatttacagtatttttattttagattaaaattgtatataaaaaaaaaatctgtataaaaattttaaatctaatggAGAATATCCATTAACTCTCACACTATCATAACATTCTGATcagattaaaagaatttattaaaagaaattcatattaataaacctctctctctttttctctctctttttccctctcttatatagaaagcatttttataatatatatatatatatttagacagagaagaaaagatatataataatatctttataaatttattaaagaaaaaaatataaatatattagatacgTGGAAAGCAACGATAATATTTGTCTATTACTTGAATGTTTTCGGATTTCGATGAAATAcggagatttaataaaaaatggatcCATTATATACTCGACGATTAACGATTGCTTCTTTTATCTCGCAGATCTGCTGCAGCCGCAACCAGTCGCACAATGGATGTTGAAACCGGGGCCATTCTGGCCCTGCAAATATTGGCTCTATGCTCGATTGTCGCGGCTCTATTGGCCTATCTGATGCGACAGTCCAGGAATGCCACCGACGAGTACGAGTCGCGTAACAAACGTCACGTACTTGTTACCAGCTGTGATACATGCGTAGGACTGCAGATTGCCCTTGCACTCTACGAAGCCGGTTACAAGGTAATAACGATCTCAGGAGGAAGTGGAGGAAGAGTATGCATCTTTGCCATAAATTACCGGTGCTACGTAAACTTCGTCGTACGTTTGTCCTTCCTTTGCGTTATACCACGACCGTCGATATTCTGCtagtaaatatttacttggatgagaaagtgagagagagagagagagagagaaaagcagaGAGGGGAAAATCGCGTTGAATGTCGAAGGCTGCGCAAAATAAAACGGCTTCATTGCGTGGGAACTGTACTTGTGAATGTTTTTGTTGTTACGTCAACTCGTGAGAAACCAGTGGATAGATAACTTTAgacagatattatattatcgtaaCCGAATACGAgttgttattatatacgtatatgcaaatttctcatgaaaattaaatcgaagcgattatttcgattatatttttatcttgaattttcAGTCGTGAATGCAAtttgtaaacaaattattcatttttgttcTTACTTTTTTCTCCATAAAAGAGATGAGAAACTAGCCTTGCGAATAGCCGGCAGTTCTGCCGAGTATGTTAGCATTAGAATGGATAGGCGTCAGACATCCCCTCTCGTGTGCccattctttttttcgattGTGCAGCCAAAGTTGAACGGTGACGTGCAACATGATGACAATCGTTGAAACGCAATATCCCGCGGCCTCACGTCAGAATCCCTATTATTCCTTCGAGCATGcaacatatttcaaattgtCCGGACTCCAAATTAGTTTCCTTGTGTCAAGGGAGCGGAACATCAGTGAGCTCTTAAATCAGTTCTGCCGACAATCTCTCGACAGGTATTCACATATTCACTCTCGCAGAGTATATCGCATCATCACTCAAGAGCTTCTCAATCAAAGATTGCCACTAAAAGATGAATATTCGGTAAAGTCGGATTCTACCCGAGTAGGAACTTGCAAAACGTATTTCATACTGATCTTGTGAAAGCTCTAGTCTTTTGAATCAAATACACATcttcttgaaattatatacattttcaatattagttctttgaaatgatataatacTAACAgagacaataattttattctttatagtctatgcatgtatatatgtagtatacgcgaaaatttaataatttacttccattttttaaatccaatAATGAGACTAACTTTATGTTGGTTAATtgtttacgattttttttgacatttatattaatatttaatgttgaaattttgtcaaattttattacatcgatTTATAATCAGTCAACTCACGTCCTTTCTGTGCTTCTTACTAACAAAACAATAAGTATGCCCTTTAAATTAGAACTGAATGGTGTACGGGAACTTTCATGTCGTACAAAGGCAAAGTTAATGTAGGTCATCTGCAAGCGGATTTCAATTGTGGTTCGATTGTTCCACGTGTCTGAAATTCGAGCTTTGGATTACCTCTATTACCTTTTGTGCACCAAGAGCCGCGTACGTCAAACGACCGCAGCTGATTTACATGAAGAttgttaaatgatttaatttatttttacaattaagaaCTCAAAGCAGTATTAAGCGGATATAAAAaactacttttaaaaaatgccatttgaaataaaagaatatttcgaaAGGCAAAGTTTCTTGAAGTTATATCAAATaagcacatacacatacactcgCAGATTTAGCACATTTAATGTCGCTTCTCAGACAATTATAATAaggttattaaataaaaattttaaaaattatttaaatgacaacgcagtaatatattattcaaaaattacttaatttaatatatattattaaattgtttaatatatttttgcataaacataatttatataatatatttattttaaaattgattgcgTTTAACAATGTGattgagattttaattaaacgctaGCAtcgaatttacaaatttataaactaaCAGCAATGCCAAACAAGTcctgaaaaatttcaagatttcattttttattgtaagatCCAGTTCATTGGTCACAGCCAAGCTCATGTGTCATTTAGCATGACGTATCAGCGCCAAAGCATAACGTTATCGAGCGATGTCGATATGGCGTGTATAACGGAGTGGCACGCGGGACTGCGGCGACGATGggctttcaaaatatatgtaacgtCATGTTCCTCCTCTGCGACAGGTTTTCGCGGGTCTGCTGGACCCAACGGGCGACTCGCCGTCGGTCAAAATCCTGAAGGCGATCGAATCGGAACGGCAGAAAGAGAGCGAATCCAGAGATGCGAGTGACAATAATCCACAGCAACCAGAAGCTGCACGTGCTCGCGGTCAAATCGTGCCATTGGAGCTGGATCCGACGAGAGAGGACAGTTTGCGCGCTTGTTTGGATGCTGTCAGAGCAAAACTTCCAGCCGGCGAAGAtggcaagatattttttttattcacctAATTCAGTTTCttcagataataaaattgaaaataaagttaGCCGAGagataattacatattcctttttatattgtaatattgattataaaataaataaatatttgctgacttgaaaagaaaattaattgatgagtaaataaataatgaataaattttactatatatgatttaagaaagtattataaatatttaaactaacaTAAGAtagaatgaaaagaatatttaagcaaaaattttagCATCTTTTTTATGTCACTTTTTACGAAGAATCTTAATTATTCTCTGGACTAACTATTCTCTGGAGATATTAGTCAATGTTGTACTACATGTATAGATTATGTAAATGATTCATTTACATGTAATTTATGTAGAAAGTGCATCGTCTATGTAAACAACGCTTTTAATAGCTATGCTTTCTTCTTGCTTTAGTTTTGCtttagtttataattacttCCTTGATGTAACAGTATTGACGGttatcgtatatattaaaGCCATTCTAATATCGGTATTAAAATCAtcgttgaaaattaatttctacttTTTTGTCTACAATATTTAGTTAtagaacaatttaatattcttgccAGTCTGTGGATGAGTATAATATgggaataaaaaacaatttgctcatttaatttttataacttgtggtcatatatgtataataagttataagttatgtttaaaaatctattgatttttgttttttgaaaattttgtctagtaattttttatcttttaattatttttgtttttaacttttttttttctttacttaattttagtattgatttatattaagaataaaacataattaaaaataatacataaaattaagtaaattacttaattttaattttaattaaattaattaaagattgaaaaatacatagatttaatattataaaacatataaattaatattagactattttattaatattctaaatataaagctATTGAAAAACAGCCTTTTTTATCTCtggtttattatatatatttgcataatattacaaatttcggaataaagaataaataaattttcaattctttcaATGATGatcttaacaaaatttttatctgacaAGCATTTGCATgtgttacataatatatctcaCACGATACTCgcgtataatacaataaaagtataatggAAAAACACGAAGGTAtaacatatttctttcatcGCGCAGAATAAATAAGCGCAAACGTCAGATTCGTAGATCTCTGCTATTCGTTTCCTCCGCCAAGCTGTCAGGCAAATATGTTTCTtgcgaaaaaatgaaaagaaagcgcatcaaatacatacatttatttaatgttagtTAACGTGGTGTTAGTTACtttaatggaaatatattttcattatcataaGGCATATTTAGGATTGGAAATGCccagtattattaaaaattgtaattactcGCGATTCCTCGTTACTAGCTGTACATAATTATCGTTAGCGCAAAATCGATACGAGCAAAATTTAAGTTCAGTAAAATAAACTTTCGTCTATTATGTTTTCGCGCCATCCGAACACGATTGCTTTAAGTACGATATAttgaactttatttaattgcagGTCTCTGGGCGGTCGTACACACGGGCGGCTTGGTATTGCCAGGTGTCATAGAGAAACAGACCAGCTCGATGTGGGAGTCCATGTTACGTCATAATCTTGTCGCTCCGCTCAGAACAGTCAGAGTATTCATTCCTCTTTTGCGTATTAAGAGAGGTTCgttaaatatacttattatagtattaaagAAATCATGGTCTGCCACTGAAAGACTAGGAGTTTTTTATCTTATGCttcaaaaaagataattatttttttaataagaatattctttCAAGTATATCgctaatattgtaattaaaattttttaattatcatagagttaaaatttttacttctcGAGAAAGTGAGTCGCTCTTTTGAAAGCCGCGATATTGCATAATAGCGTGtttcgtatataaaataaaacatagagCGAGACTGATTATTCACTGGTATAGGAAAACCGTGCTATTCGCTCTTTAAGCtacttatcaaaaatattctgttcTCGCAAGGCCGCATCGTTCTTTTGGGTGACTCCGAGACGAGCTACGGCAGCAGGATGGGCTCCGGATTAGTGGCGTTCAGCGCATCTCGTCGGGCCGTGGAAGGTGCCGCCGAAGCGTTAAAAAGCGAATTACATTCCTCGGGCGTCGACGTTGTGCTTTTGAAACCGCCGCTCGTGAATCCCGTCATTCTTTATGCACCGCCCGTTCTCAAGACGTAAGTGCCTACCAAGTATCATCAGTTTATGACGCCTTGTTTTCGCGGACTAACAAAGACGTTAAGTCGGTTATATAGGCAAGCGGGCATCGCGTTTAAAAGTTTTGCAAGCTGCTTCACGGTTTCGAAacttcactctctctctctctctctctctctctctctctctctttctctttatctctctctacgtctgtttttcaaactttattcttattaattccAATTTTAGAAATTGGACTGTTACTCAGAGGCATTATTCttgagttaattatttttagaaatataataattaaaatatagtaaagatattattttgttgctAGTATTGATAAACGACGAAAGAAAATATGGCCTCGTCCGTTGAGAATTAAATTCCAATCACACTCCAGAGAGCGTTAATATTACAAAGTCTTTAAAGTTTGTCTGCCTGCTATGTCAATGCCTCCTGGCTTATGATAGAATTGGCTATTACGAagagtatttaattatttgcagagTTCTAGACGTGGAATCTGGTGTAACAGCCTCGGAAGGGACGTGGACCGCTCCGCTATCGATTCATTCCATACAGAACGCCCTGATTCCTGCAATTACAGCGTCATGCCCTCCGAGCGTTTACGACATGTCCGTCAAGCCCCGGTTCTTTTGTCGATAATCTCATTTATattgcgtaaaaataaaaaaagattgcagAATGTAATAACGCGGAGGATTTCTTAAACCGATTGCGTAGACATGATATACAATAGAAAGTACGGTAGATGCATGTTATCTGCGGTGTCATTTACTGGCGCTGACATGCCATTCCGCATGCCCTAAGGCATCGTAACCggaattttttctctcgcttttcGCGTATGAAGATTGTCATTGTCTCACATGCTCGTTCCGCAAGCAATATCAGTTTCAAATTCTCGCTTGTTTTTTATCTATGTACCATTGTGTATCATGTCGGTTGACACGTTCTGCATCGATTCGAGGAGATGTTTAATACAACAGCCAGTAATCTTTGTCACtactataaaataagtttgtaTTACAAATAACTTTCTCTTAATATTGTGCGTTTTTCGTTTCAAAGTCGTTCTAGTgcaatttataagaataaaattatcccAGGAATAACTAACTACGTTTTCGTATATTTTGGAGTTAGTAGATTGAAACTGGTGAGTTTATCTTCGATCgcgatgtttaaatatttggtTGTGTGTTACGTATTTCGCGaagtgtatatgtgtattcaAGAGGTTGAAACGGAAAATGTCTTTTACGTGAGAAATTCTAACAGTCGTCTATATAGAAATGTTTTTACTCGTGCATAAATACATCAAtctgtaatataatacacatagaACTTTCCATTAAAAACAGAATATCTGAAGAATTCTCTGAAGTTTAAAAGAACGAGAACGATATCAaggatatttatatgatttgtataatttgaaaaataagtgTGAATGgaggatatttttatgattattatttaaaaggttTTAAAATCACTACCcttctttttaaatagaagaataatattttcactctcttttttcttacaCCTTATAGCTGGCACTTAAACGAATTTATTCTGtgtcataaaaattctttccgCTTTACATTTGcctctttaaattatacaaattacatttttaatatctttcgtacctttaaatttacaagagatattcaaatatttcatttctaatAAACCATCTTATATGATTATGTCAGCTCTTCAAGTAAGCAATTTGTGTTtacaaagtataattaaaactgaATCTTTtgccaataaatttatttctatgtgga
Encoded proteins:
- the LOC126853281 gene encoding D-beta-hydroxybutyrate dehydrogenase, mitochondrial codes for the protein MDVETGAILALQILALCSIVAALLAYLMRQSRNATDEYESRNKRHVLVTSCDTCVGLQIALALYEAGYKVFAGLLDPTGDSPSVKILKAIESERQKESESRDASDNNPQQPEAARARGQIVPLELDPTREDSLRACLDAVRAKLPAGEDGLWAVVHTGGLVLPGVIEKQTSSMWESMLRHNLVAPLRTVRVFIPLLRIKRGRIVLLGDSETSYGSRMGSGLVAFSASRRAVEGAAEALKSELHSSGVDVVLLKPPLVNPVILYAPPVLKTVLDVESGVTASEGTWTAPLSIHSIQNALIPAITASCPPSVYDMSVKPRFFCR